TGTCGTTTACGCTGCTGCCGGCCATGCTCGTGCTCCTGCGCAAGCCCCAGCTGCGGGTGCCGCGGGCGGAAGGCCACAGCTGGGACGGCGTGCTGGGCCGGATGTTCCGCACCGTCTTGGCTCACCGGCGGCTGGTAGTCGGCCTGAGCGCCCTGATTCTGATTGGGTCGGTGGCCTCGGCTTCCCGCATCCGCATCAACTCGGCTCTGCTGGATGATTTGTCGAAAAACGACCCAGTGAAGCTGGATTTCGCCTTTTTTGAGAAGAACTTCGCCGGCGTGCGGCCCTTTGAGCTGGCCCTGGACCCGGCGCCTGGGCGCACCATCTATGACTTGCAGGTGCTGCGCGAAACCGAGGAAATCGAGCAGTACTTGCAGAAAACCTACGGCCTGAACTTCGTGGCCTCGCCCGTGACCCTCATCAAATCGGTGCGCAAAGCCCTGAATGGCGGCCTGCTCGAAGAGTACCGCCTGCCGGCTTCCGAAACAGAGCTGGCCGGGCTGGTGCGCAAGGTGAAGCTGTTTCGCAAGAAGCCCGAGTTTCGGGCCCTGGTGCTGCCCGACGCCTCCGAGGGCCGCCTTACCGGCCGCATGCCCGACGTGGGCAGCATCCGGGCCGACGCCCTGAATGCCGATTTGCGCCGGTTTCTGCAACAGAATATTGACCCGAAGATCCTGCAAACCCGCCTGACGGGCTCGGCCAACCTGATTGACAAAAACAACGAAAACCTCACGCTCAACATGATTACGGGCATGAGCATCGACATTGTGATGGTCACGCTCATCGTGCTGCTGCTCTTCCGCAGCCTGCGCATGACCATCGTGGTGCTGATTCCCAACCTGGTCCCGATTCTGATTGTGGCCGGCGTCATGGGCCTGGCCGGCGTGAGTATGAAAGTCAGCACCAGCATCATCTTCACCATTGCCTTCGGTATTGCCGTCGACGACACGATTCACTTCATCAGCAAGCTCAAGCTCACCCTGTTGCAGGAGCCCAGTTTGTTTAAAGCCGTGCGCAAGACCTACCTGATGGCCGGCAAGGCGGTTATCGTGACTTCCCTGATTCTGGTCGGCGGCTTCAGCACGCTTATCTTCTCCTCTTTCGACGGCACGTTCTACGTGGGCCTGCTCATCGGCCTGACCCTGCTCTTCGGCGTAGTGGCCGAGCTGACCTTGCTGCCCATCCTCATCCTGTATTTCTACAAGCACAAGCCCAAGGAAATCCGCCAGCCCGTGCCCATGCTCACGGAATAGGGTTTACGGTGCAACTTATCAGTCCTTGCGGGGAGGCCCGACGAAGCCATCCGTCCTCTGAAAGGTACCGAGCCTTCTCAAGTGAAAAGCCCTTTATTCCAGTTGGAGTAAAGGGCTTTCTGGTAAAAGGCTGTGCCTACCTGCGCAGAGGACGGATTGCCCCCGCTTGATGCGTGGAATGTCATTCTTCCTCGCGATGACAACGCGCAAGGGCTTTTCGAGGCAAGACTACAGGTTGGCTACGATTAGGTTCCTTTGTGACTCCAAGCGTCAGCTTATCCTCTAGTCTATGGCCTTTATCCGACTGCCCCACTCCTTTGCCAAGCGCCGAATGCTGTATACCGGAGGCCGTTTTTTGTACGGCGTTTTGGGCTTTGTGCTGGTGGTGCTAGTGTTTCGGTGGATGATGGGCGACGACCGGGTGCAGGTCACTACCGCTACGGCCCTGTCCGGCCGGGTCACCAAGTGTGATGTAAACCGCCAGCACTATTACTGGTACCTCGACGACAAGCCCGTGCGCTACGACCTCTGGTCCTTCACGGCCGGCGACTCAGCCACCCAGCGGATGCAGGACCAGATTCTGGCCCGGAACAAGGATAATATCTATTACTACAACACGCTGGCGTACTACATCAAAAAGGGGGATGAGCTGCAAAAAGCCGCCAATTCTCCCCTCTTGACCCTGCGGCGCGGCAACCAGCTGACCACCTGGACCTGCGCCCCGGATACGGCCAAGTAAAGCGACTGATCCGGCCGCTGTCAAGCCGTGCCCTTGCGGTTCGGCGGGGGTGAAATTCGCGGGTGACCCGGTTTTTTCTCCCACCTTGCATGGCCCGCGGCCCCTGCCGACTACTTGTTGCTTACCAATGGCCGGGGGCCACGTATTACAGCTCCTACCACCTTTCTGCCCTATGACGATTCGCTTGCTTGCCCTCCTACTGTTTGTCAGCCTGACCACCCACGCCCAAACTCCGGAAACGGCTCCCGCCACCGCCCAGCCTGACCCCTTAACGCCCTTGATTAAGGAGCGGGAAACGCTGATCCGCCAGTACGAAGAGGCTAACGCCCAGCGCAATGCCTTTCTGGCTAACAAACCCTCCAAAAAAGACTTGGAGGAAGTCGTGGACGCCCTAAAAGGCATTGTCCGCAAGGACACCGAAATTGTGAAGGCCCTGAAGGAATCCTCTATTCGGCGCACGGCAACCATCGTGGCCGAGAAGACCCAGGCCGAGCGCCAGGCCACCGTAGCCCGCGGCGACCAGTCGATGACCCGGGAGCGGTTTTACGATCTGGAAAACCAGATTCAGAACCTGCAAATTCGGGACAAGCAGCGCGAGAAAAAGCTGCTGGATGCCCAAGCCGCCGCTACCGAAGCCGAGGAAGCCCGCACGAGCCGGGAGCTGATTGCCGCTGGCCTGGCCGGGCTGAGCATTCTGCTGCTGTGGTACATTTTCAAGCTGCGCGGCCAAGCACGCCCCGCCCGCCGCCCGGCCCGGCGGTAGAACGGGCCCTGTTTTCGTTCCGAACGTCTTGTCTCGCTTGGGCTCGACATGACGTTCTTTTGCTCTTTGCCTACCCTAACACCATGCTCATTCCGGCCGCCCACTACCTGACTTACGCGGAGGCGGTGCAGCTCTATAACGAGCTGCTGGCGCTGGAAATAAATGCCTTGGTCAAAACCTGCGGGCCTCCCTCCTTTCCCTTCGGCGACGGAATCTGGTACCAATTGCTTATCGAGGAAACCGACGCGGCGGCGGCCCGGGAAACGGTAGAGCAGTTTGAGGCCGGACGGGCTGCGGTGGCCGTGCTGCGCTGCCCCCGCTGCGGCAGCCCCGACACCGGGCCGCTGGCGAGGCGCAGCCTCTGGCAACGCCTCTACTACGCCGGCACGACGCTGTACGGCTGCGCCGACTGCGGCCGAAATTTCGCTGCCTAATCATTCTATTCCTCTCTAGTGTAGAATCTTACCTATAATCAACCAGAGTAAACCAAGACTTTTAGGGCGTTGGGTAGTTATTGAAACACGGTAATTGTCCGGATTATCCGTCTATTTCCTTCGAACAACTTCTTTCAACCCTCTCAATGGCTGACCACACCACTTCTGCCCCCGCTAAAACCTTCGCCCTCGGTGGCGACCTGACCGTTAACCGCATGGGCTATGGCGCCATGCGCATCACCGGCGACGGTATCTGGGGCCCACCCCAGGACCACGCCGAATCCATCCGGGTGCTGCAGCGCGCCGTCGAGCTGGGCATCAACTTCATCGACACGGCCGACAGCTACGGTCCCAACGTGTCGGAGGAGCTGATTGCCGAGGCCTTGCACCCCTACGCATCGGGCCTGATTATCGGCACCAAGGGCGGCCTGCTACGCACCGGCCCCAACCAGTGGCCTATCGACTCCAGCCCCGAGCACCTCAAGGAGGCCCTGGAAGGCAGCCTGCAGCGCCTCAAACTAGATAAAATTGACCTCTACCAGCTGCACCGCGTCGACCCGAACGTGCCGTTTGAGAAAACCCTGGAATTCCTGCAACAGGCCCAGGAAGACGGTCTGATCAAGCACATTGGCTTGTCGGAAGTGACCGTGGAGCAGATTCAGCAGGCCCAGCAGTACGTGAAAGTGGTGTCGGTGCAGAATATGTACAGCGTCGACAACCGCAAGTGGGAAGCCGAGCTGGAATTCTGCGAGCAAAACGGTCTGGCCTTTATTCCGTGGTACCCACTGGCCGGCGGCAACGAGCAGGCCCTGAGCAAGCTCACCCAGATTGGCGAGAAGCACGGCGTAAGCAAGCAGCAAGTGGCCCTGAGCTGGCTGCTGCACCGCTCGCCCAACATCCTGCTCATTCCGGGCACCTCCAAAGTGAAGCACCTGGAGGAAAACGTGAAGGCGGCCGACGTGCAGCTCTCAGCCGAGGACATGGCCGAGCTCGACAACTTCGGCAGCTAACAGCGGCCAATACAGGCTTATCCGGCGGCGTAAGCCAACCCTAGCCCCATTCCGGCCCGTAGGAAGTGCTCCAGTAGTGCTTCCTACGGGTCGGATTTCTTTTGCCGCTACCCGGCTGGAAGCACCTATCCGCTTTTTTTATCTGCTTGTTATGATGCCTTCTTTTCTTAGCCTCGGCCTGGCCCTGGCCGCCACGCTGGCGGCTCACGGAGTGAGTGCCCAACCGGCCGCTCCGGCCCCGAAATACGTCAAGACCCCGACGGGCTTTCTGCTGGTACTGCGGCAGGGCGACAACGTGCTGCAGGAATTGGAGCAGCTGGCCACGCGGGAAAAAATTCCTGGGGCCAGCCTTACCGGCCTGGGCTTCGTGCATCCCACCTTCGGGTTTTGGAACCAGCAAACGAAAACCTACGACCCCAAATCCTTCCGCGACACGGAGCTGGCCAGCCTTACCGGCAGCATTGCCTGGAAAGACAACAAGCCGGCCCTGCACCTGCACGGCGTAGTTACCGACAAAGCCTTCGCGGCCTACGGCGGCCATATCCTGGCCCTGGAAGTGAGCACCGGCTCGGTCGAAGTGACCGTGACGGTGCACCCGCAGCGGCTGATCCGGGAAGTCGACGAGCGGAACGGGGCAACGGTGATGAGCTGGTAAGCAGCGCTGTCAGCTCATTTTGCGTAGAAACCAGCTAGCTCTTTTATTCTACTAGCCCCCTTCACCATGCCGTCACGCCCCGACTTACAGCGCTTCGTATCTGCTCAAGCCTC
Above is a genomic segment from Hymenobacter cellulosivorans containing:
- a CDS encoding aldo/keto reductase, giving the protein MADHTTSAPAKTFALGGDLTVNRMGYGAMRITGDGIWGPPQDHAESIRVLQRAVELGINFIDTADSYGPNVSEELIAEALHPYASGLIIGTKGGLLRTGPNQWPIDSSPEHLKEALEGSLQRLKLDKIDLYQLHRVDPNVPFEKTLEFLQQAQEDGLIKHIGLSEVTVEQIQQAQQYVKVVSVQNMYSVDNRKWEAELEFCEQNGLAFIPWYPLAGGNEQALSKLTQIGEKHGVSKQQVALSWLLHRSPNILLIPGTSKVKHLEENVKAADVQLSAEDMAELDNFGS
- a CDS encoding efflux RND transporter permease subunit, which translates into the protein MPLRKLSYLTLLLLSLLTAVSIYFVAQLRFNYNFNDFYPAGDPDLAYYEQYSARFGNDNDYVLLGLEAPPGRSVFEPQFLTKVDSLTRFIQQRRHVVHVTSPTNATNPVVEGFGVFNVPYLHPAEPARRAQDSTLIYRTPGLVDNLIARDARSVTLLFQTTPNLSKPPGDSLLAAVRTELARQGIADEQYHLAGKMVAQSVFVDRLQWELVVFMSLSVVLVTVLLWFTFRTWWGVVLPLVVVLGAIIWGLGLMSACGVSIDLMTALLPIMLFVVGMSDTIHIITRYSTELGYGASKKDSLLIALKESGFGSGLSALTTSIGFFTLMTSTIRPIYNFGLFTGIAVLLTFILSFTLLPAMLVLLRKPQLRVPRAEGHSWDGVLGRMFRTVLAHRRLVVGLSALILIGSVASASRIRINSALLDDLSKNDPVKLDFAFFEKNFAGVRPFELALDPAPGRTIYDLQVLRETEEIEQYLQKTYGLNFVASPVTLIKSVRKALNGGLLEEYRLPASETELAGLVRKVKLFRKKPEFRALVLPDASEGRLTGRMPDVGSIRADALNADLRRFLQQNIDPKILQTRLTGSANLIDKNNENLTLNMITGMSIDIVMVTLIVLLLFRSLRMTIVVLIPNLVPILIVAGVMGLAGVSMKVSTSIIFTIAFGIAVDDTIHFISKLKLTLLQEPSLFKAVRKTYLMAGKAVIVTSLILVGGFSTLIFSSFDGTFYVGLLIGLTLLFGVVAELTLLPILILYFYKHKPKEIRQPVPMLTE
- a CDS encoding PPC domain-containing DNA-binding protein, translated to MMPSFLSLGLALAATLAAHGVSAQPAAPAPKYVKTPTGFLLVLRQGDNVLQELEQLATREKIPGASLTGLGFVHPTFGFWNQQTKTYDPKSFRDTELASLTGSIAWKDNKPALHLHGVVTDKAFAAYGGHILALEVSTGSVEVTVTVHPQRLIREVDERNGATVMSW